The following proteins are encoded in a genomic region of Drosophila willistoni isolate 14030-0811.24 chromosome 3R, UCI_dwil_1.1, whole genome shotgun sequence:
- the LOC6651108 gene encoding A-kinase anchor protein 17A isoform X2 — translation MINIQTIENVSDCTPLYLPHSLYLKPLAKMQISVALPTIKSGKSVSNLEIMEKLSAELKPDKFLMLKVTKNTVNYVRFEAELDERKRLRLAVDRLDGVSLRLASFKEAFRVRCTELKDEFPTRHMWDSYFRDARNMDEMKAGERPDTIHITHLPMRWFCPRHSEHDDQAKPSESIFKRIFEKFGRVRVVDIPICDPYRKSMPSDINGMRTFSFEQDVLFEAYIQFEEYSSFVRAMDEFRGTKLVRKFVDKTQAINISVTFDKLKHLSESHIQRRERVRKRCIAKAQAEEEELERGKKEQADELERERKKQDDLKLAEMEKQREREEKRKEKHLKKIQERGHAEISQKIRLEERKLMIAQRKLESIRTLEKLFDRIQLKQAEKKARPIRHVDPKDVQRGRLVEKYKVATEKLVSEQRKIVQDIKSSTHLMGLLKSKSKKSTTQAASSDEDDAMTSKKQHTVGNGIIDTSSMKNPSSEANSLTHAASGLNPFKAVAAMAAGAVAPGATPYSAEAASEWMQSLSMFGYGLPGVFPGAAALYRPPAPFPVSSNYRGFAPRPRGRGRGRGRGRYDGHSSSYYNPKHYDDETGDDGYYHKSSRGRNRSRSRSNSSYSRSRSRSRGRRLICRSRRSQSRSRSRSHYRKSSYSSRSRRSRSRSHSRSRSKSSGQRKNRKLASTRRSRSISYSRSRSRSRSRSRSHSHSQTRRHSSSRRQEKSRHRSKSNSSKRVVLEADKLVASAEKIQRTIEQHTKDRMREEEREIKQTFRNRHNSGNHHVDSKMAASHEADNDDDKNKEKNKNRNGSSRHSSRRNSLAA, via the exons ATGATCAATATTCAGACTATAGAAAATGTGTCAGACTGCACTCCGCTGTATCTGCCTCACAGCCTATATCTTAAGCCATTGGCTAAAATGCAAATCTCCGTTGCATTGCCGACAATTAAGTCTGGCAAATCTGTTTCAAATCTGGAAATCATGGAGAAACTAAGCGCCGAGCTTAAACCGGATAAGTTTCTGATGCTAAAA GTCACCAAAAATACTGTCAATTACGTCCGATTTGAGGCTGAATTGGACGAACGAAAGCGTCTACGTTTGGCCGTCGATCGTTTGGATGGTGTCTCATTGCGATTAGCCAGCTTCAAGGAAGCATTTCGAGTACGTTGCACTGAATTGAAAGATGAATTTCCCACGCGTCACATGTGGGATTCATATTTTCGTGATGCTCGTAATATGGATGAAATGAAAGCGGGCGAACGTCCAGACACCATTCACATCACGCATTTACCTATGCGTTGGTTTTGTCCACGGCATTCGGAGCATGATGACCAGGCCAAACCCAGCGAAAGCATTTTCAAGCgcatttttgaaaaatttgggCGTGTCAGGGTCGTGGATATACCCATCTGTGATCCCTATCGGAAAAGTATGCCATCAGATATAAATGGAATGCGAACATTTAGTTTCGAACAGGATGTGCTTTTCGAGGC GTATATCCAATTCGAAGAGTATTCGAGTTTTGTTCGTGCTATGGATGAGTTTCGTGGTACGAAACTTGTTCGCAAATTTGTGGACAAAACTCAGGCTATTAACATATCAGTGACGTTCGATAAACTGAAACATCTAAGCGAATCTCATATACAACGTCGCGAACGTGTACGGAAGCGATGTATAGCCAAAGCCCAGGCAGAGGAGGAAGAACTTGAACGGGGCAAGAAGGAACAAGCCGATGAATTGGAGCGCGAGAG GAAAAAACAAGATGATTTAAAATTAGCCGAAATGGAAAAACAACGCGAACGCGAGGAAAAGCGTAAggaaaagcatttaaaaaaaatccaagAGCGTGGACATGCCGAAATCTCACAAAAGATCCGCCTAGAAGAACGTAAATTGATGATAGCCCAACGCAAATTGGAAAGTATACGTACGCTAGAAAAACTGTTTGATCGCATACAG CTTAAGCAAGCAGAGAAGAAGGCACGTCCCATACGTCATGTGGATCCTAAGGATGTTCAACGTGGTCGATTGGTGGAGAAATATAAGGTGGCCACTGAAAAGCTGGTATCCGAACAACGTAAAATCGTCCAAGATATCAAGAGTAGTACCCACCTGATGGGTCTATTGAAGAGCAAATCGAAAAAGTCAACGACCCAAGCGGCCAGTAGCGATGAAGACGATGCAATGACCAGCAAGAAGCAACACACTGTGGGAAATGGCATCATCGATACGAGCTCGATGAAAAATCCATCCAGCGAAGCAAACTCATTAACACATGCTGCCAGTGGATTGAATCCATTCAAAGCTGTGGCCGCCATGGCTGCTGGAGCTGTGGCGCCTGGTGCCACGCCCTATAGTGCTGAAGCTGCCAGTGAATGGATGCAATCCTTGTCCATGTTTGGATATGGCTTGCCGGGTGTATTTCCTGGTGCTGCCGCCCTCTATCGTCCTCCAGCTCCGTTTCCTGTGTCTAGCAATTATCGCGGCTTTGCGCCACGTCCACGAGGACGAGGTCGTGGCCGCGGACGTGGTCGTTATGATGGACATTCGTCCAGCTACTATAATCCCAAGCATTACGATGACGAGACCGGAGATGATGGCTATTACCACAAATCCTCACGTGGCCGAAATCGATCACGATCTCGGTCCAACTCTTCCTACTCCCGTAGTCGTAGTCGGTCACGAGGTCGTCG TCTTATATGCCGTTCCAGACGATCTCAATCGCGCAGCCGCAGTCGTTCCCATTACCGCAAGTCTTCCTATTCATCCCGCTCAAG AAGAAGCCGAAGCCGATCTCATTCACGCAGTCGCAGCAAAAGTTCTGGTCAGCGTAAAAATCGCAAACTGGCTTCCACACGTCGTTCACGTTCGATTAGCTATTCGCGTTCCCGATCCCGATCGCGTAGCCGATCTCGGTCTCACTCTCACTCGCAGACGCGTCGTCATTCCAGCTCACGTCGTCAGGAGAAAAGTCGGCATCGCAGCAAAAGCAATTCAAGCAAACGTGTCGTTCTTGAAGCGGACAAACTGGTGGCTTCAGCTGAGAAAATTCAACGAACCATCGAACAGCACACCAAGGATCGAATGCGTGAAGAGGAGCGTGAAATCAAGCAGACCTTCCGTAATCGCCACAATAGTGGTAATCATCATGTGGATTCCAAGATGGCTGCTTCTCATGAAGCTGATAACGACGATGATAAAAATAAGGAAAAGAATAAGAATAGAAATGGCAGTAGTAGACACAGCAGCCGACGCAATTCTTTGGCTGCTTAG
- the LOC6651108 gene encoding A-kinase anchor protein 17A isoform X1, producing the protein MINIQTIENVSDCTPLYLPHSLYLKPLAKMQISVALPTIKSGKSVSNLEIMEKLSAELKPDKFLMLKVTKNTVNYVRFEAELDERKRLRLAVDRLDGVSLRLASFKEAFRVRCTELKDEFPTRHMWDSYFRDARNMDEMKAGERPDTIHITHLPMRWFCPRHSEHDDQAKPSESIFKRIFEKFGRVRVVDIPICDPYRKSMPSDINGMRTFSFEQDVLFEAYIQFEEYSSFVRAMDEFRGTKLVRKFVDKTQAINISVTFDKLKHLSESHIQRRERVRKRCIAKAQAEEEELERGKKEQADELERERKKQDDLKLAEMEKQREREEKRKEKHLKKIQERGHAEISQKIRLEERKLMIAQRKLESIRTLEKLFDRIQLKQAEKKARPIRHVDPKDVQRGRLVEKYKVATEKLVSEQRKIVQDIKSSTHLMGLLKSKSKKSTTQAASSDEDDAMTSKKQHTVGNGIIDTSSMKNPSSEANSLTHAASGLNPFKAVAAMAAGAVAPGATPYSAEAASEWMQSLSMFGYGLPGVFPGAAALYRPPAPFPVSSNYRGFAPRPRGRGRGRGRGRYDGHSSSYYNPKHYDDETGDDGYYHKSSRGRNRSRSRSNSSYSRSRSRSRGRRLICRSRRSQSRSRSRSHYRKSSYSSRSSRRSRSRSHSRSRSKSSGQRKNRKLASTRRSRSISYSRSRSRSRSRSRSHSHSQTRRHSSSRRQEKSRHRSKSNSSKRVVLEADKLVASAEKIQRTIEQHTKDRMREEEREIKQTFRNRHNSGNHHVDSKMAASHEADNDDDKNKEKNKNRNGSSRHSSRRNSLAA; encoded by the exons ATGATCAATATTCAGACTATAGAAAATGTGTCAGACTGCACTCCGCTGTATCTGCCTCACAGCCTATATCTTAAGCCATTGGCTAAAATGCAAATCTCCGTTGCATTGCCGACAATTAAGTCTGGCAAATCTGTTTCAAATCTGGAAATCATGGAGAAACTAAGCGCCGAGCTTAAACCGGATAAGTTTCTGATGCTAAAA GTCACCAAAAATACTGTCAATTACGTCCGATTTGAGGCTGAATTGGACGAACGAAAGCGTCTACGTTTGGCCGTCGATCGTTTGGATGGTGTCTCATTGCGATTAGCCAGCTTCAAGGAAGCATTTCGAGTACGTTGCACTGAATTGAAAGATGAATTTCCCACGCGTCACATGTGGGATTCATATTTTCGTGATGCTCGTAATATGGATGAAATGAAAGCGGGCGAACGTCCAGACACCATTCACATCACGCATTTACCTATGCGTTGGTTTTGTCCACGGCATTCGGAGCATGATGACCAGGCCAAACCCAGCGAAAGCATTTTCAAGCgcatttttgaaaaatttgggCGTGTCAGGGTCGTGGATATACCCATCTGTGATCCCTATCGGAAAAGTATGCCATCAGATATAAATGGAATGCGAACATTTAGTTTCGAACAGGATGTGCTTTTCGAGGC GTATATCCAATTCGAAGAGTATTCGAGTTTTGTTCGTGCTATGGATGAGTTTCGTGGTACGAAACTTGTTCGCAAATTTGTGGACAAAACTCAGGCTATTAACATATCAGTGACGTTCGATAAACTGAAACATCTAAGCGAATCTCATATACAACGTCGCGAACGTGTACGGAAGCGATGTATAGCCAAAGCCCAGGCAGAGGAGGAAGAACTTGAACGGGGCAAGAAGGAACAAGCCGATGAATTGGAGCGCGAGAG GAAAAAACAAGATGATTTAAAATTAGCCGAAATGGAAAAACAACGCGAACGCGAGGAAAAGCGTAAggaaaagcatttaaaaaaaatccaagAGCGTGGACATGCCGAAATCTCACAAAAGATCCGCCTAGAAGAACGTAAATTGATGATAGCCCAACGCAAATTGGAAAGTATACGTACGCTAGAAAAACTGTTTGATCGCATACAG CTTAAGCAAGCAGAGAAGAAGGCACGTCCCATACGTCATGTGGATCCTAAGGATGTTCAACGTGGTCGATTGGTGGAGAAATATAAGGTGGCCACTGAAAAGCTGGTATCCGAACAACGTAAAATCGTCCAAGATATCAAGAGTAGTACCCACCTGATGGGTCTATTGAAGAGCAAATCGAAAAAGTCAACGACCCAAGCGGCCAGTAGCGATGAAGACGATGCAATGACCAGCAAGAAGCAACACACTGTGGGAAATGGCATCATCGATACGAGCTCGATGAAAAATCCATCCAGCGAAGCAAACTCATTAACACATGCTGCCAGTGGATTGAATCCATTCAAAGCTGTGGCCGCCATGGCTGCTGGAGCTGTGGCGCCTGGTGCCACGCCCTATAGTGCTGAAGCTGCCAGTGAATGGATGCAATCCTTGTCCATGTTTGGATATGGCTTGCCGGGTGTATTTCCTGGTGCTGCCGCCCTCTATCGTCCTCCAGCTCCGTTTCCTGTGTCTAGCAATTATCGCGGCTTTGCGCCACGTCCACGAGGACGAGGTCGTGGCCGCGGACGTGGTCGTTATGATGGACATTCGTCCAGCTACTATAATCCCAAGCATTACGATGACGAGACCGGAGATGATGGCTATTACCACAAATCCTCACGTGGCCGAAATCGATCACGATCTCGGTCCAACTCTTCCTACTCCCGTAGTCGTAGTCGGTCACGAGGTCGTCG TCTTATATGCCGTTCCAGACGATCTCAATCGCGCAGCCGCAGTCGTTCCCATTACCGCAAGTCTTCCTATTCATCCCGCTCAAG CAGAAGAAGCCGAAGCCGATCTCATTCACGCAGTCGCAGCAAAAGTTCTGGTCAGCGTAAAAATCGCAAACTGGCTTCCACACGTCGTTCACGTTCGATTAGCTATTCGCGTTCCCGATCCCGATCGCGTAGCCGATCTCGGTCTCACTCTCACTCGCAGACGCGTCGTCATTCCAGCTCACGTCGTCAGGAGAAAAGTCGGCATCGCAGCAAAAGCAATTCAAGCAAACGTGTCGTTCTTGAAGCGGACAAACTGGTGGCTTCAGCTGAGAAAATTCAACGAACCATCGAACAGCACACCAAGGATCGAATGCGTGAAGAGGAGCGTGAAATCAAGCAGACCTTCCGTAATCGCCACAATAGTGGTAATCATCATGTGGATTCCAAGATGGCTGCTTCTCATGAAGCTGATAACGACGATGATAAAAATAAGGAAAAGAATAAGAATAGAAATGGCAGTAGTAGACACAGCAGCCGACGCAATTCTTTGGCTGCTTAG
- the LOC6651108 gene encoding A-kinase anchor protein 17A isoform X3 yields MINIQTIENVSDCTPLYLPHSLYLKPLAKMQISVALPTIKSGKSVSNLEIMEKLSAELKPDKFLMLKVTKNTVNYVRFEAELDERKRLRLAVDRLDGVSLRLASFKEAFRVRCTELKDEFPTRHMWDSYFRDARNMDEMKAGERPDTIHITHLPMRWFCPRHSEHDDQAKPSESIFKRIFEKFGRVRVVDIPICDPYRKSMPSDINGMRTFSFEQDVLFEAYIQFEEYSSFVRAMDEFRGTKLVRKFVDKTQAINISVTFDKLKHLSESHIQRRERVRKRCIAKAQAEEEELERGKKEQADELERERKKQDDLKLAEMEKQREREEKRKEKHLKKIQERGHAEISQKIRLEERKLMIAQRKLESIRTLEKLFDRIQLKQAEKKARPIRHVDPKDVQRGRLVEKYKVATEKLVSEQRKIVQDIKSSTHLMGLLKSKSKKSTTQAASSDEDDAMTSKKQHTVGNGIIDTSSMKNPSSEANSLTHAASGLNPFKAVAAMAAGAVAPGATPYSAEAASEWMQSLSMFGYGLPGVFPGAAALYRPPAPFPVSSNYRGFAPRPRGRGRGRGRGRYDGHSSSYYNPKHYDDETGDDGYYHKSSRGRNRSRSRSNSSYSRSRSRSRGRRRSQSRSRSRSHYRKSSYSSRSSRRSRSRSHSRSRSKSSGQRKNRKLASTRRSRSISYSRSRSRSRSRSRSHSHSQTRRHSSSRRQEKSRHRSKSNSSKRVVLEADKLVASAEKIQRTIEQHTKDRMREEEREIKQTFRNRHNSGNHHVDSKMAASHEADNDDDKNKEKNKNRNGSSRHSSRRNSLAA; encoded by the exons ATGATCAATATTCAGACTATAGAAAATGTGTCAGACTGCACTCCGCTGTATCTGCCTCACAGCCTATATCTTAAGCCATTGGCTAAAATGCAAATCTCCGTTGCATTGCCGACAATTAAGTCTGGCAAATCTGTTTCAAATCTGGAAATCATGGAGAAACTAAGCGCCGAGCTTAAACCGGATAAGTTTCTGATGCTAAAA GTCACCAAAAATACTGTCAATTACGTCCGATTTGAGGCTGAATTGGACGAACGAAAGCGTCTACGTTTGGCCGTCGATCGTTTGGATGGTGTCTCATTGCGATTAGCCAGCTTCAAGGAAGCATTTCGAGTACGTTGCACTGAATTGAAAGATGAATTTCCCACGCGTCACATGTGGGATTCATATTTTCGTGATGCTCGTAATATGGATGAAATGAAAGCGGGCGAACGTCCAGACACCATTCACATCACGCATTTACCTATGCGTTGGTTTTGTCCACGGCATTCGGAGCATGATGACCAGGCCAAACCCAGCGAAAGCATTTTCAAGCgcatttttgaaaaatttgggCGTGTCAGGGTCGTGGATATACCCATCTGTGATCCCTATCGGAAAAGTATGCCATCAGATATAAATGGAATGCGAACATTTAGTTTCGAACAGGATGTGCTTTTCGAGGC GTATATCCAATTCGAAGAGTATTCGAGTTTTGTTCGTGCTATGGATGAGTTTCGTGGTACGAAACTTGTTCGCAAATTTGTGGACAAAACTCAGGCTATTAACATATCAGTGACGTTCGATAAACTGAAACATCTAAGCGAATCTCATATACAACGTCGCGAACGTGTACGGAAGCGATGTATAGCCAAAGCCCAGGCAGAGGAGGAAGAACTTGAACGGGGCAAGAAGGAACAAGCCGATGAATTGGAGCGCGAGAG GAAAAAACAAGATGATTTAAAATTAGCCGAAATGGAAAAACAACGCGAACGCGAGGAAAAGCGTAAggaaaagcatttaaaaaaaatccaagAGCGTGGACATGCCGAAATCTCACAAAAGATCCGCCTAGAAGAACGTAAATTGATGATAGCCCAACGCAAATTGGAAAGTATACGTACGCTAGAAAAACTGTTTGATCGCATACAG CTTAAGCAAGCAGAGAAGAAGGCACGTCCCATACGTCATGTGGATCCTAAGGATGTTCAACGTGGTCGATTGGTGGAGAAATATAAGGTGGCCACTGAAAAGCTGGTATCCGAACAACGTAAAATCGTCCAAGATATCAAGAGTAGTACCCACCTGATGGGTCTATTGAAGAGCAAATCGAAAAAGTCAACGACCCAAGCGGCCAGTAGCGATGAAGACGATGCAATGACCAGCAAGAAGCAACACACTGTGGGAAATGGCATCATCGATACGAGCTCGATGAAAAATCCATCCAGCGAAGCAAACTCATTAACACATGCTGCCAGTGGATTGAATCCATTCAAAGCTGTGGCCGCCATGGCTGCTGGAGCTGTGGCGCCTGGTGCCACGCCCTATAGTGCTGAAGCTGCCAGTGAATGGATGCAATCCTTGTCCATGTTTGGATATGGCTTGCCGGGTGTATTTCCTGGTGCTGCCGCCCTCTATCGTCCTCCAGCTCCGTTTCCTGTGTCTAGCAATTATCGCGGCTTTGCGCCACGTCCACGAGGACGAGGTCGTGGCCGCGGACGTGGTCGTTATGATGGACATTCGTCCAGCTACTATAATCCCAAGCATTACGATGACGAGACCGGAGATGATGGCTATTACCACAAATCCTCACGTGGCCGAAATCGATCACGATCTCGGTCCAACTCTTCCTACTCCCGTAGTCGTAGTCGGTCACGAGGTCGTCG ACGATCTCAATCGCGCAGCCGCAGTCGTTCCCATTACCGCAAGTCTTCCTATTCATCCCGCTCAAG CAGAAGAAGCCGAAGCCGATCTCATTCACGCAGTCGCAGCAAAAGTTCTGGTCAGCGTAAAAATCGCAAACTGGCTTCCACACGTCGTTCACGTTCGATTAGCTATTCGCGTTCCCGATCCCGATCGCGTAGCCGATCTCGGTCTCACTCTCACTCGCAGACGCGTCGTCATTCCAGCTCACGTCGTCAGGAGAAAAGTCGGCATCGCAGCAAAAGCAATTCAAGCAAACGTGTCGTTCTTGAAGCGGACAAACTGGTGGCTTCAGCTGAGAAAATTCAACGAACCATCGAACAGCACACCAAGGATCGAATGCGTGAAGAGGAGCGTGAAATCAAGCAGACCTTCCGTAATCGCCACAATAGTGGTAATCATCATGTGGATTCCAAGATGGCTGCTTCTCATGAAGCTGATAACGACGATGATAAAAATAAGGAAAAGAATAAGAATAGAAATGGCAGTAGTAGACACAGCAGCCGACGCAATTCTTTGGCTGCTTAG
- the LOC6651108 gene encoding A-kinase anchor protein 17A isoform X4 yields the protein MINIQTIENVSDCTPLYLPHSLYLKPLAKMQISVALPTIKSGKSVSNLEIMEKLSAELKPDKFLMLKVTKNTVNYVRFEAELDERKRLRLAVDRLDGVSLRLASFKEAFRVRCTELKDEFPTRHMWDSYFRDARNMDEMKAGERPDTIHITHLPMRWFCPRHSEHDDQAKPSESIFKRIFEKFGRVRVVDIPICDPYRKSMPSDINGMRTFSFEQDVLFEAYIQFEEYSSFVRAMDEFRGTKLVRKFVDKTQAINISVTFDKLKHLSESHIQRRERVRKRCIAKAQAEEEELERGKKEQADELERERKKQDDLKLAEMEKQREREEKRKEKHLKKIQERGHAEISQKIRLEERKLMIAQRKLESIRTLEKLFDRIQLKQAEKKARPIRHVDPKDVQRGRLVEKYKVATEKLVSEQRKIVQDIKSSTHLMGLLKSKSKKSTTQAASSDEDDAMTSKKQHTVGNGIIDTSSMKNPSSEANSLTHAASGLNPFKAVAAMAAGAVAPGATPYSAEAASEWMQSLSMFGYGLPGVFPGAAALYRPPAPFPVSSNYRGFAPRPRGRGRGRGRGRYDGHSSSYYNPKHYDDETGDDGYYHKSSRGRNRSRSRSNSSYSRSRSRSRGRRRSQSRSRSRSHYRKSSYSSRSRRSRSRSHSRSRSKSSGQRKNRKLASTRRSRSISYSRSRSRSRSRSRSHSHSQTRRHSSSRRQEKSRHRSKSNSSKRVVLEADKLVASAEKIQRTIEQHTKDRMREEEREIKQTFRNRHNSGNHHVDSKMAASHEADNDDDKNKEKNKNRNGSSRHSSRRNSLAA from the exons ATGATCAATATTCAGACTATAGAAAATGTGTCAGACTGCACTCCGCTGTATCTGCCTCACAGCCTATATCTTAAGCCATTGGCTAAAATGCAAATCTCCGTTGCATTGCCGACAATTAAGTCTGGCAAATCTGTTTCAAATCTGGAAATCATGGAGAAACTAAGCGCCGAGCTTAAACCGGATAAGTTTCTGATGCTAAAA GTCACCAAAAATACTGTCAATTACGTCCGATTTGAGGCTGAATTGGACGAACGAAAGCGTCTACGTTTGGCCGTCGATCGTTTGGATGGTGTCTCATTGCGATTAGCCAGCTTCAAGGAAGCATTTCGAGTACGTTGCACTGAATTGAAAGATGAATTTCCCACGCGTCACATGTGGGATTCATATTTTCGTGATGCTCGTAATATGGATGAAATGAAAGCGGGCGAACGTCCAGACACCATTCACATCACGCATTTACCTATGCGTTGGTTTTGTCCACGGCATTCGGAGCATGATGACCAGGCCAAACCCAGCGAAAGCATTTTCAAGCgcatttttgaaaaatttgggCGTGTCAGGGTCGTGGATATACCCATCTGTGATCCCTATCGGAAAAGTATGCCATCAGATATAAATGGAATGCGAACATTTAGTTTCGAACAGGATGTGCTTTTCGAGGC GTATATCCAATTCGAAGAGTATTCGAGTTTTGTTCGTGCTATGGATGAGTTTCGTGGTACGAAACTTGTTCGCAAATTTGTGGACAAAACTCAGGCTATTAACATATCAGTGACGTTCGATAAACTGAAACATCTAAGCGAATCTCATATACAACGTCGCGAACGTGTACGGAAGCGATGTATAGCCAAAGCCCAGGCAGAGGAGGAAGAACTTGAACGGGGCAAGAAGGAACAAGCCGATGAATTGGAGCGCGAGAG GAAAAAACAAGATGATTTAAAATTAGCCGAAATGGAAAAACAACGCGAACGCGAGGAAAAGCGTAAggaaaagcatttaaaaaaaatccaagAGCGTGGACATGCCGAAATCTCACAAAAGATCCGCCTAGAAGAACGTAAATTGATGATAGCCCAACGCAAATTGGAAAGTATACGTACGCTAGAAAAACTGTTTGATCGCATACAG CTTAAGCAAGCAGAGAAGAAGGCACGTCCCATACGTCATGTGGATCCTAAGGATGTTCAACGTGGTCGATTGGTGGAGAAATATAAGGTGGCCACTGAAAAGCTGGTATCCGAACAACGTAAAATCGTCCAAGATATCAAGAGTAGTACCCACCTGATGGGTCTATTGAAGAGCAAATCGAAAAAGTCAACGACCCAAGCGGCCAGTAGCGATGAAGACGATGCAATGACCAGCAAGAAGCAACACACTGTGGGAAATGGCATCATCGATACGAGCTCGATGAAAAATCCATCCAGCGAAGCAAACTCATTAACACATGCTGCCAGTGGATTGAATCCATTCAAAGCTGTGGCCGCCATGGCTGCTGGAGCTGTGGCGCCTGGTGCCACGCCCTATAGTGCTGAAGCTGCCAGTGAATGGATGCAATCCTTGTCCATGTTTGGATATGGCTTGCCGGGTGTATTTCCTGGTGCTGCCGCCCTCTATCGTCCTCCAGCTCCGTTTCCTGTGTCTAGCAATTATCGCGGCTTTGCGCCACGTCCACGAGGACGAGGTCGTGGCCGCGGACGTGGTCGTTATGATGGACATTCGTCCAGCTACTATAATCCCAAGCATTACGATGACGAGACCGGAGATGATGGCTATTACCACAAATCCTCACGTGGCCGAAATCGATCACGATCTCGGTCCAACTCTTCCTACTCCCGTAGTCGTAGTCGGTCACGAGGTCGTCG ACGATCTCAATCGCGCAGCCGCAGTCGTTCCCATTACCGCAAGTCTTCCTATTCATCCCGCTCAAG AAGAAGCCGAAGCCGATCTCATTCACGCAGTCGCAGCAAAAGTTCTGGTCAGCGTAAAAATCGCAAACTGGCTTCCACACGTCGTTCACGTTCGATTAGCTATTCGCGTTCCCGATCCCGATCGCGTAGCCGATCTCGGTCTCACTCTCACTCGCAGACGCGTCGTCATTCCAGCTCACGTCGTCAGGAGAAAAGTCGGCATCGCAGCAAAAGCAATTCAAGCAAACGTGTCGTTCTTGAAGCGGACAAACTGGTGGCTTCAGCTGAGAAAATTCAACGAACCATCGAACAGCACACCAAGGATCGAATGCGTGAAGAGGAGCGTGAAATCAAGCAGACCTTCCGTAATCGCCACAATAGTGGTAATCATCATGTGGATTCCAAGATGGCTGCTTCTCATGAAGCTGATAACGACGATGATAAAAATAAGGAAAAGAATAAGAATAGAAATGGCAGTAGTAGACACAGCAGCCGACGCAATTCTTTGGCTGCTTAG